The DNA region GGTCGATCTGGCCCGCTTTCTCAGCGCCATGGGAGCCAGAATTTCAGGAGCCGGCTCCCATCACATCGAGATCGAGGGAGTCGCCGAACTTCACGGAGCCAATCACTCCGTCATTCCCGATCGTATCGAGGCGGGAACGTTTCTTGTAGCCGGGGCCATCGCCGGATCACGGGTCACGATTACTCGGAGCGAACCGAACCACCTCAGCGCCGTGATTCATGCCCTCAAGGAGGCGGGATTTGACCTTACTCATACGAGCGATACGGTCACCATCTCGCCGAACGGCTCACGAAAGCCGCTCCACCTCGAGACCATCCCCTACCCCGGCTTTCCTACCGACATGCAGGCCCAGTTCTGTGCCATGCTTGCCACCATGAAGGGCACAAGCGTCGTCAGCGAGACCGTCTTTCCCCAGCGCTTCATGCATATCGCGGAGCTCAAACGCATGGGAGCGAACATCGATCTCGCCGATCACCGCGCGACCATTCACGGAGTCGAGCGCCTCAGCGGCGCACCTGTCATGGCCAGCGATCTCCGCGCCTCGGCAGCCCTTGTCCTGGCGGCCCTACCGGCGGATGGAGTAACCGAGATCAACCGCGTCTACCACATCGACCGCGGCTACGAGGCTATCGACGAGAAATTAAATAGCTTAGGGGCTCATATCGAGCGCGTGAAAGCCTGAGCTAGGCCATTTGGTGCTGAGTGGTGTTGGTCACTGCGGTTGCAAAGCCGAGTGCTGGGAAGCATGGATTAGCCTATGTCTTGTCATAGCCCGGAGAGCGAGACCGTCGGGAGACGTCGAGGCAATAGCTGTACTACAGATCCCTTGACCGCATGACTCTTCCCTCAAAGTACCGTCGCTCTAGCACCAAAGTGCTTTTTGACCCCCAAACCGAGCCTCAGTTGTCTTTGGGGACGGGTTGACTCTGTAGTGGAGTCTGTTTTCGGTCGCGGCGGTTTGTGAGGCAACAGGGATCTTGGATACATCCCGCCCAGCAGCCGGTTGGTCTTGGGAGGGGTCGGGTGAAGGGCCCTTGTCCGTAAGCAGGTGACAAAACATCCTCTCTTTTATCCGCAAGGATTTCGGGAGGCAGTGTGTCTTCCTGTTGCTTTGAACCCTTTGCCATAACGGGGTATTTACTCCTTCTCCATATCCAGAAAAAGCAGAATCTTTGCAGAGTCGTTCGGAAGGAAGGGTTTACCCATCTCCGATGAAGGAGATGGGTGTTCCTTTTTAAGTTTTGAGGGATTACTCCTCTGCCTTACTGAGTTTGGTCAAAACTGAGAGATCCTCAAGCGTGCTCGTATCTCCGGTCAGCGACTGGCCACCGGCCACCTGCTTGAGCAGGCGACGCATGATCTTGCCGGAGCGGGTCTTCGGCAGCATTTCGGCGAAGCGGACCTCGTCGGGCTTGGCGATCGGGCCGATGAGCTTGCCGACATGGTTGCGGAGTTCGTTCTTAAGTGCATCGCTGGGTTTGTGATCCTCACGCAGGGTCACGAAGGCAACGATCCCCTGCCCCTTGATCTCGTCGGGACGACCGACCACGGCGGCCTCGGCGACGGCATGATGACTGACTAGGGCACTCTCGAGCTCGGCAGTGCCAAGACGATGGCCGGCGACATTCAACACGTCGTCGATGCGGCCAACGATCCAGAAGTTACCCTGCTTATCACGGCGAGCGCCGTCTCCGGTGAAGTAGGCACCCTTCACCTCTCTCCAGTACTGCTGGCGATAGCGGGTCTTGTCACCCCAGATCCCTCGCAGCATGGAAGGCCAGGGCTTGCGGATGACGAGCTTACCTCCCTGGCCGTGGGGGACTTCCTTGCCATCGTCATCCACGATCGCGGCGTCAATGCCGAAGAAGGGCAACGTGGCTGTGCCAGGCTTGCAATGCGTGGCGCCGGGCAGCGGTGCGATCATGTGGGCTCCAGTCTCGGTCTGCCACCAGGTGTCGACGATCGGGCACTTCTCGTGGCCGATGTGCTTATTGAACCACATCCAGGCCTCGGGATTGATCGGCTCGCCGACGGTACCGAGCAAGCGCAGTGAGGAAAGGTCGTGCTTGGCGGGATGCTCGTCACCCCACTTCATGAAGGCACGGATAGCCGTCGGGGCGGTGTAGAAGATAGTGACGCCGTAGTCGGCGATAAGCTTCCAGAAGCGGTCGGACTCCGGCCAGTTCGGCGCACCCTCGTACATGAAGCAGGTGGCTCCGTTGGTCAGAGGCCCGTAGACAAGGTAGCTGTGACCGGTGATCCAGCCGATGTCAGCGGTGCACCAATAGACATCATCCTCACGAAGGTCAAAGACGTACTTGGTGGTGGCGTAGGTGCCGACAAGATAGCCGCCGGTCGTGTGGAGGATACCCTTCGGCTTTCCCGTAGAGCCGCTGGTGTAGAGGATGAAGAGCGGGTGCTCACTGTCGAGATGCTCCGCGGGGCAATGGGCGGTGACATACTCCATCTCGCGGTGCCACCAGACATCGCGTCCTTCCTCGATGTGGATATCACTATTGGCGCGTCGGAAGACAATGACCTTCTTCACCGAGGTGTCCCCTTCCAGCGCATGGTCGACATTCTGCTTAAGTGTAACGAACTGGCCGCGGCGGTAGCCGCCGTCTGCGGTGACGATGAGCTTCGCGCCGGAGTCGGCCAAACGGTCCTTGATGCTCTCGGAGCTGAATCCGCCGAAGACGACGCAATGAACGGCTCCGATCCGGGCGCAGGCCAGCATCGCGATGGAGGCCTCGGGGATCAAGGGCATGTAGATAAGGACGCGGTCCCCCTTCTTAACTCCGTTGCGCTTGAGCACATTGGCAAACTTGCAAACCTCGCGGTGAAGCTGGCGGTAGGTGATGACCTTTTTGTCACCGGGCTCCCCTTCCCAGATGATGGCCGCCTTGTTGGCCCGCGGGGTGTCGAGATGGCGGTCGAGGCAGTTCTGGGAGGCATTCAACTTAGCTCCGACAAACCATTTGGCATAGGGGAGCTTCCAGTCGAGGACCTTGGTCCATTTCTTGAGCCAGTGGAGTTCCTTGGCCTCGCGGGCCCAGAATTTGTCAGGGCTCTTCACCGACTCGGCATGGAGCTTCCTGTACTCGGCCATACTCTTGATCCGGGCTTTTTTAGAAAACTCGGCGGAGGGCTTGAAAACGCGGTTCTCAACAAGATGGGACTCGATGTTCTGGGACATTCTATGGAGGGGTTAAAATTTTTACTACGGAGCGAATCTCCTTTTCATCAGAAAGCGGGAAAAAGAAAAAGGATAACCTATACAGACACTTCATCACTCTCCGATTTCTCTCTCCATGAGCTGGAAGCGGAATCGCTCGTCGTAGGAACCGTTGTTGTGAGTACGGCAGCAGGCAAGGCAGGCGATCCTCTTCCTTGGCCTGCGGACACGCGAGTGGCTCACTCCGCAACCCGGGCAACTCAGCAGGTAGCGACGCCTCATCCGACGACTCACAAAGGGAAGCTGGTGGGTGCGCTTCTCATCGGGAATCCCAAGATCGCAGCAGGCCTCGCGCCACTCCAAGCCGTGAGGCGCAAGACGGCGACGCCCATAACGATGCTGGGCCAGCAAATGGGCCAGCTCATGGAGCAGGGTCATCTCCACTTCGGACTCGGAGATTTCACGCAGGGCCGGGTTCAGCCAGACCTCCCAGCGTGAAGTGATGGCGACACCGGCAGTGGTCCTCATCCGGGAATTCCAGCCGACGATGACTAGGGGCGAGAGCTTGGGAGCGATCGGATGAAGGAGTGCCCGAGCCTGCTCCTCAAGGAACGGATCGCGTTTGCGGGAATTCCCCGAAGAGTGGGGCTTTCGGGAGGAGAAAGGATTCACTGATGCGGGAGCGCTGTGTCCGAACAGGAGCTTCAGCTGATCTGTTAGTTGACCTTTCAACTGACCCACGAGTGATGTCATATCTGCCGCGGCCGGGCTTGACGTCTCAGAACACGGCTCAGTGCCGCAAGAGTTCCATCAATCGCCTCCGGCGTCGTCTCCTGTCCGAGTGAGAAGCGGACTGTCGCGCGGGCTAGATCCTCGGATGCCCCCATGGCTAGCAGCACGTGCGAAGCCTGGATCGATCCCACCATGCAGGCGGACCCGCTGGAGGCGGCAACCCCTTCGAGATCAAGACCCATCAGCAGAGTCTCCCCATCGCAACCGGGAAAGCTGACATTGAGCGTGTTGGCAAGAGAGGGAGCCGAGGCGGCATTCCGGAATGCCGAGGGGTCGATAGTCCGAATGCCTTGCCAAAGACGATCCCGAAGCTCTGACTCGCGGGCTTGTTTCTTCGTACCAAAAGCTTCTCTCACCGCGACTTCAGCGGCGGCGGCCATGCCGGCGATGGCCGGGACATTCTCGGTGCCAGGACGACGTTCGTTCTCATGAAAGCCCCCGTGCTGGATCGCCTCGATGGAGACCCCCGAGCGGAGCCAGAGGAATCCAG from Verrucomicrobiota bacterium includes:
- the murA gene encoding UDP-N-acetylglucosamine 1-carboxyvinyltransferase encodes the protein MDKILVHGGRRLEGEVRIGGSKNSALPILAATLLTKEKCVIDRVPDLSDIHYMLTILSSLGAEVERASGVVQIRAEKIITEAPYEIVRKMRASVCVLGPLLGREKSAKVSLPGGCVIGDRPIDLHLKGFEALGAKVTVKGGDILLHAEKLKGARINLRGRHGPTVLGTGNIMMAAVLAEGTTVIEGAAEEPEVVDLARFLSAMGARISGAGSHHIEIEGVAELHGANHSVIPDRIEAGTFLVAGAIAGSRVTITRSEPNHLSAVIHALKEAGFDLTHTSDTVTISPNGSRKPLHLETIPYPGFPTDMQAQFCAMLATMKGTSVVSETVFPQRFMHIAELKRMGANIDLADHRATIHGVERLSGAPVMASDLRASAALVLAALPADGVTEINRVYHIDRGYEAIDEKLNSLGAHIERVKA
- the acs gene encoding acetate--CoA ligase — protein: MSQNIESHLVENRVFKPSAEFSKKARIKSMAEYRKLHAESVKSPDKFWAREAKELHWLKKWTKVLDWKLPYAKWFVGAKLNASQNCLDRHLDTPRANKAAIIWEGEPGDKKVITYRQLHREVCKFANVLKRNGVKKGDRVLIYMPLIPEASIAMLACARIGAVHCVVFGGFSSESIKDRLADSGAKLIVTADGGYRRGQFVTLKQNVDHALEGDTSVKKVIVFRRANSDIHIEEGRDVWWHREMEYVTAHCPAEHLDSEHPLFILYTSGSTGKPKGILHTTGGYLVGTYATTKYVFDLREDDVYWCTADIGWITGHSYLVYGPLTNGATCFMYEGAPNWPESDRFWKLIADYGVTIFYTAPTAIRAFMKWGDEHPAKHDLSSLRLLGTVGEPINPEAWMWFNKHIGHEKCPIVDTWWQTETGAHMIAPLPGATHCKPGTATLPFFGIDAAIVDDDGKEVPHGQGGKLVIRKPWPSMLRGIWGDKTRYRQQYWREVKGAYFTGDGARRDKQGNFWIVGRIDDVLNVAGHRLGTAELESALVSHHAVAEAAVVGRPDEIKGQGIVAFVTLREDHKPSDALKNELRNHVGKLIGPIAKPDEVRFAEMLPKTRSGKIMRRLLKQVAGGQSLTGDTSTLEDLSVLTKLSKAEE
- a CDS encoding SprT-like domain-containing protein; the protein is MTSLVGQLKGQLTDQLKLLFGHSAPASVNPFSSRKPHSSGNSRKRDPFLEEQARALLHPIAPKLSPLVIVGWNSRMRTTAGVAITSRWEVWLNPALREISESEVEMTLLHELAHLLAQHRYGRRRLAPHGLEWREACCDLGIPDEKRTHQLPFVSRRMRRRYLLSCPGCGVSHSRVRRPRKRIACLACCRTHNNGSYDERFRFQLMEREIGE